The following are encoded in a window of Torulaspora globosa chromosome 4, complete sequence genomic DNA:
- a CDS encoding uncharacterized protein (ancestral locus Anc_2.187): MDSIASWVEQNVGQINSKLRLDPVNEIHLPSFVLGCSVMISVSLLGPFIRMFIGGILLTIITLIKYLVIIGGITACVLVLTTKNKNGDMMKKKPAEEHPELVQTLKKSQQDRENGKPEGKVELAKDDFESIKYYDIPKVQLEVTRAPAENAYDRFVNMAGFKDGQQLESRG; this comes from the coding sequence ATGGACTCCATAGCTAGCTGGGTTGAACAGAATGTTGGTCAGATAAATTCCAAATTACGACTCGATCCCGTCAATGAGATTCACCTACCTTCGTTCGTCTTGGGATGCTCGGTAATGATTTCAGTTTCATTGCTGGGGCCATTCATAAGAATGTTTATTGGAGGCATACTGTTGACTATAATAACGCTGATTAAGTATCTTGTCATCATAGGCGGGATCACCGCATGTGTATTGGTCCTGACCACGAAGAACAAGAATGGCGAtatgatgaagaagaagccagcAGAAGAACATCCAGAACTTGTCCAGACACTTAAGAAATCTCAGCAAGATCGAGAAAACGGGAAACCAGAAGGGAAAGTCGAGCTGGCCAAAGATGATTTCGAATCAATTAAGTACTACGATATACCCAAGGTTCAATTAGAGGTTACGAGAGCACCCGCAGAGAATGCATACGACAGGTTTGTAAACATGGCGGGGTTCAAAGACGGTCAACAACTAGAATCTCGAGGTTAA
- the RPS7A gene encoding 40S ribosomal protein eS7 (ancestral locus Anc_2.188), whose product MSAPQAKILSQAPTELELQVAQAFSELENSSPELKAELRPLQFKSIREIDVSSGKKALAIFVPVPSLAAYHKVQTKLTRELEKKFPDRHVVFLAERRILPKPSRRSRQTQKRPRSRTLTAVHDKILEDLVFPTEIVGKRVRYLVGGNKVQKVLLDSKDVQQVDYKLESFQAVYNKLTGKQIVFEIPGETH is encoded by the exons ATGTCTGCTCCACAAGCTAAGATTTTGTCTCAGGCTCCAACTGAATTGGAATTGCAAGTTGCTCAAGCTTTCTCCGAGTTGGAAAACTCTTCCCCAGAATTGAAGGCTGAATTGAGACCTTTGCAGTTCAAGTCTATCAGAGAA ATTGATGTTTCCAGCGGTAAGAAAGCTTTGGCTATCTTTGTCCCAGTCCCATCTTTGGCAGCTTACCACAAGGTTCAAACCAAGTTGACCCGTGAATTGGAAAAGAAGTTCCCAGACCGTCACGTCGTCTTCTTGGctgaaagaagaatcttgCCAAAGCcttccagaagatccagaCAAACCCAAAAGAGACCAAGATCCAGAACTCTAACTGCTGTCCACGACAAAATCTTGGAGGACTTGGTTTTCCCAACCGAGATCGTCGGTAAGAGAGTCAGATACTTGGTCGGTGGTAACAAGGTTCAAAAGGTCTTGTTGGACTCCAAGGACGTTCAGCAAGTTGACTACAAATTGGAATCCTTCCAAGCCGTCTACAACAAGTTGACCGGTAAGCAAATCGTCTTCGAAATCCCAGGTGAAACCCACTAA
- the RKI1 gene encoding ribose-5-phosphate isomerase RKI1 (ancestral locus Anc_2.189), with the protein MVHREYHKLASLCKGVRYTVRQPVFRPRRMCYSVPKIEELAPLGSVIENAKRAAAYRAVDENLDVFSHKVIGVGSGSTVVYVAERLGQYLKDARFKDYVSKFTCIATGFQSQQLIIDNGLNYGVIEQNPNIDIAFDGADEVDHQLQLIKGGGACLFQEKLVSTSAEKFIVVADSSKRSPKLLGVNWRQGVPIEVAPPAYVKVKNELLSQLNAASVVLRQGGKAKAGPIVTDNNNFILDADFGQIENPKELHDKIKAMVGVVETGLFIDNAAKVYFGNSDGTVEVMVK; encoded by the coding sequence ATGGTCCATAGAGAATACCACAAACTGGCTTCGTTGTGCAAGGGAGTGAGATATACCGTTAGGCAACCAGTTTTCAGGCCGCGAAGGATGTGCTACAGTGTACCCAAAATAGAGGAGCTCGCTCCGTTAGGAAGTGTCATAGAGAATGCCAAGAGAGCTGCTGCATACCGTGCAGTAGACGAGAATCTGGATGTTTTTTCACACAAGGTGATAGGCGTTGGAAGCGGGAGTACTGTGGTTTACGTAGCTGAAAGGCTTGGACAGTACTTGAAAGACGCCAGATTCAAGGATTATGTTTCGAAATTCACATGCATCGCCACTGGATTTCAGTCGCAGCAGTTGATTATCGACAATGGACTGAATTACGGCGTCATTGAACAGAACCCGAACATTGACATTGCATTCGACGGTGCGGATGAAGTCGACCACCAGCTACAGCTTATCAAGGGCGGAGGAGCATGCTTATTCCAAGAAAAGCTGGTAAGCACAAGTGCGGAAAAGTTTATTGTCGTGGCGGATTCATCGAAGAGGTCACCGAAACTATTGGGTGTCAACTGGAGGCAAGGCGTCCCTATCGAGGTGGCGCCCCCAGCGTATGTGAAAGTCAAAAACGAGCTTTTGAGCCAGCTGAATGCCGCGAGCGTGGTGCTAAGACAAGGCGGTAAGGCCAAAGCTGGTCCGATAGTCACTGATAACAACAATTTTATCCTCGATGCCGATTTCGGACAAATTGAGAATCCCAAGGAATTGCATGATAAAATCAAGGCAATGGTCGGCGTTGTGGAGACTGGCCTTTTCATTGACAACGCGGCCAAAGTTTATTTCGGCAACTCGGATGGTACCGTCGAAGTTATGGTAAAATAA
- the ARF3 gene encoding Arf family GTPase ARF3 (ancestral locus Anc_2.190), protein MGNSVSRGFGKLFGSREMKILMLGLDNAGKTTILYKLKLNKIKTSAPTVGFNVETVARKNVKFNMWDVGGQERLRPLWRHYFPATTALIFVIDSHDKDRLNEAKEELYSIISEKEMGDVVLLVWANKQDLKNALTPQEISEFLQLGENLKNQLWCVIGSNALTGQGLVEGLSWISNNTPKK, encoded by the coding sequence ATGGGTAACTCGGTTTCGCGGGGGTTTGGGAAGCTTTTTGGTTCTCGGGAGATGAAGATCCTGATGCTGGGATTGGACAATGCTGGTAAGACCACAATTCTGTATAagttgaaattgaacaaaataAAGACGTCAGCTCCGACTGTTGGGTTCAATGTGGAGACAGTTGCTCGTAAAAATGTGAAGTTTAATATGTGGGATGTCGGAGGTCAGGAGCGATTGAGGCCTCTGTGGAGGCACTATTTCCCAGCGACAACGGCGCTTATATTTGTGATAGATTCGCATGATAAGGATAGATTGAACGAGGCAAAAGAGGAGTTATACAGTATCATAAGCGAGAAGGAGATGGGAGATGTTGTTCTTCTGGTGTGGGCTAATAAgcaggatttgaaaaaCGCTTTGACGCCGCAGGAGATTTCCGAGTTTCTGCAACTGGGggagaacttgaagaaccAGCTGTGGTGTGTGATTGGAAGCAATGCGCTGACCGGGCAAGGCCTGGTGGAGGGTCTGTCTTGGATCTCCAACAACACGCCGAAGAAGTGA
- the CMR2 gene encoding Cmr2p (ancestral locus Anc_2.191): protein MPDLSVPVNLPIFLQNQLRDLVRDYTDEHLTLKGYETKREALLDQYANGDKSPLTPVKSAGQHKEIRGKKQNRASNAYQSPGCEPDNGSIVSSACQSPATDLGTVSSSQRRHRQSLYRVTTGNSLSGHSGSQLKGRASSVQLSIRSDEVSGDSYNPMIPLLPREKSAETFDSWRSILRGRYEHYNAETAIVSVSIKGKESLISWDRLYLRAEKIAHVLHKEHLKKMDKVLLWYNGHDIIEFTVALLGCFVAGIVAVPVSFETYSLGEIVEIIKATNGKHLLISNDCFNQIENLHSSSNHSKVKVIKSEFFSKVNFIKTDDLGAYSKAKSSPPQYEVPDVAYIEFTRTPLGRLSGVLMKHRVLCNQFRTLAKIASSRAMPHWKKSGIMRPFSKKENLSRFIILNSLDPTRSAGLVLGTLFNIFTGNLLISIDPRLLNTPGVYENIIDRYKADILLNDQLQLKQVVINYLDDPQSAISKKHRIDFSCIKCCFTSCTTIDTEVSDMIVHKWLKNLGCLDASVCYSPVLTLVDFGGVVLSLRDQLGKLDNFQIHNTKLRLHDELFVNKEKLRGNIIEPSLTAMMNSSSSFKDYLRLASFGFPIPDSTVCVVNPDDNTLVPDLTVGEIWAHSDSLADEFYQMDRVNEFVFKAKLNYTKMMELLSQQDTSMAARERLNTIMSICPSSTHFLRTKLMGFIHNGKIYVLSMIEDMFLQNQLVRLPNWAHTSDISRVKPSGTSDSEQSRGTDSPKRVVQTYYLQQVTETVVRTVNSVLEVSAFELNHNKAEHFLVVVVESMLAKVPAVQESHSSSIAERHKESFQRKMNDLSEQIYRILWIFHRIQPFCIMVVPPNSLPRRYCSLELANSTVEKNFFNGELEAKFVKFQVDNIVLDFLPHSSYYNESIFSEHLSKFRRSVLAEQSRDTNPSTMEEGLQVSRIDYREKSVDKRTGKILTDFDSITQILELRIEISGNDLSFSDGSDSTSSNNENNYHRKTTWSSFEAIVASFLKKIVASKTPLKAGDRVVIISENSVEYVAMVLACFYCKFIIIPHNSPDENNPESSVRKFANIVKAYGVKRIFTDAKANNLLENSSAIAKELKKYKHFFPKTSCFSKVKKKSGLTIKMFSNLLKEKYATKPGTDPSKIPCVLWIDEENDTDSNIHVNMTHSTLLNSCKILKETLQLSDNSPIYSISGHTHGMGFIISCMLGIYSGCATRLFSLSDVLCDPRSFLLPLQNSNVKDLYLNLQTLKLLVEKANLIVGNKIPTKVAKKNPSSILRRDVFKNVQNIMVPFSGRPQTLEVESLIRRNPAIMLNLTQISYVYQNHFNPHISLRSYLERPPVNLYLDPVALREGLIKTIGSSNTSFHGAIRVQDSGIVPVCTNVAIVNPETQLPCYDGEYGEIWCCSEGNAFSYSICNDAIGTNSKNALTKDPFITEQFKSKLQSEPDNGLTYLRTGDFGFIKKIRCKDSSNAEQELNLLFVLGRINETIEILGLTHFVDDLERTVVNAHKWIEKCIISKAGGLLVCLIKCMNPRYSYATLTALVVSELLRVHGIILDLCAFLRPESSTPTDWSTRRATMMGKWFDQSLDIEEQYGINFGENISIYLLSEFERGS from the coding sequence ATGCCAGACCTTTCTGTTCCCGTTAATTTACCGATATTTTTACAAAACCAGTTGAGGGATCTGGTCAGAGACTATACAGATGAGCATTTGACGTTGAAAGGGTACGAAACGAAGAGGGAAGCTCTGCTGGATCAGTACGCCAATGGCGACAAGAGCCCGTTGACTCCGGTGAAGTCGGCGGGTCAGCATAAGGAGATTCGTGGAAAAAAACAGAATCGGGCGTCTAACGCATACCAGTCGCCGGGTTGCGAGCCTGATAATGGCTCGATAGTTTCATCCGCCTGTCAAAGTCCTGCAACTGACTTGGGAACTGTGAGCTCGTCGCAGCGGCGTCACCGCCAGTCGCTTTACCGTGTGACCACGGGGAATTCCTTGTCCGGTCATTCAGGCAGTCAGTTGAAGGGTCGAGCGTCTTCGGTCCAACTGTCCATACGGTCGGACGAAGTGTCGGGAGACTCTTATAACCCAATGATACCGCTGCTGCCGCGAGAGAAAAGCGCGGAAACGTTCGACTCGTGGAGGTCGATACTACGTGGGAGATATGAGCATTACAATGCAGAAACTGCTATTGTGAGTGTGAGCATTAAAGGAAAGGAGAGTCTGATATCCTGGGACAGACTCTATCTTAGAGCAGAGAAGATCGCGCACGTCTTGCATAAAGAGCACCTGAAGAAAATGGACAAAGTGCTGCTGTGGTATAACGGACATGATATCATCGAGTTCACTGTTGCACTGCTGGGATGCTTTGTAGCCGGTATCGTGGCGGTTCCCGTCTCATTTGAGACTTACTCGCTTGGCGAGATTGTGGAGATCATAAAGGCGACGAATGGGAAGCATCTGCTCATCTCTAATGATTGCTTCAACCAAATAGAGAATCTACACTCATCCTCTAACCATTCGAAAGTCAAGGTGATCAAAAGTGAGTTTTTCTCAAAAGTCAACTTTATCAAGACGGATGACCTTGGCGCTTACTCAAAAGCCAAATCTTCACCGCCACAATATGAAGTGCCCGACGTCGCATACATCGAATTCACTAGGACACCACTGGGTAGGTTGTCAGGGGTGCTGATGAAACACAGAGTTCTTTGTAACCAGTTTAGAACTTTGGCCAAGATTGCCAGCTCCCGTGCTATGCCgcattggaagaaaagTGGCATAATGCGGCCCttcagcaagaaggaaaacCTTTCAAGATTCATTATTTTGAACAGTCTGGACCCAACCAGGTCCGCTGGTTTGGTCTTGGGAACTCTTTTCAACATCTTCACCGGTAACTTGCTCATCTCTATCGATCCTAGACTGCTTAATACTCCTGGCGTCTATGAGAACATTATTGATCGGTACAAAGCAGACATACTGCTCAATGATCAGCTGCAACTGAAGCAGGTTGTCATCAATTACTTGGACGATCCACAGTCAGCAATCTCAAAAAAACATCGGATAGATTTTAGCTGCATTAAATGCTGCTTTACGTCGTGTACTACCATAGACACCGAGGTATCAGACATGATCGTACATAAAtggttgaagaatttgGGTTGCCTTGACGCATCGGTTTGTTACTCACCAGTGCTGACTTTGGTAGATTTTGGAGGTGTAGTTCTGTCACTGAGAGATCAACTGGGGAAGTTGGATAACTTCCAGATTCACAACACAAAACTAAGACTACATGATGAGCTATTTGTAAACAAAGAAAAGTTGAGAGGCAATATAATAGAACCTAGCCTTACCGCAAtgatgaattcttcaagctcgTTCAAAGACTACCTTCGTTTGGCATCTTTCGGATTCCCCATTCCGGATTCAACGGTTTGCGTTGTCAATCCGGATGACAATACGCTGGTTCCCGACTTGACGGTTGGCGAAATATGGGCCCACTCAGACAGTCTCGCTGACGAATTTTATCAGATGGACCGAGTTAATGAATTTGTATTCAAGGCTAAACTCAATTACACAAAAATGATGGAATTGTTATCTCAACAAGACACATCAATGGCTGCAAGAGAGAGGTTAAATACAATTATGAGCATATGCCCATCTTCAACACACTTCCTCAGAACCAAGTTAATGGGTTTCATTCACAATGGTAAAATATATGTTCTGTCCATGATCGAGGATATGTTCCTTCAGAATCAACTAGTCAGATTGCCCAATTGGGCTCACACCTCTGATATCAGCCGAGTGAAGCCCTCGGGTACTTCGGACAGCGAGCAAAGCCGAGGTACTGATTCTCCGAAGCGTGTGGTGCAGACGTATtatcttcaacaagttACGGAAACCGTGGTTCGGACGGTGAACTCAGTTTTAGAAGTGTCCGCCTTTGAACTTAACCACAACAAAGCGGAGCATTTTCTTGTTGTGGTTGTTGAAAGCATGTTGGCTAAGGTGCCGGCCGTTCAAGAGTCTCACTCTTCAAGCATAGCTGAGCGACATAAGGAATCTTTccagagaaagatgaatgATCTTTCGGAACAAATCTATCGAATTCTGTGGATATTTCATCGTATTCAGCCTTTTTGCATTATGGTGGTGCCTCCAAATTCTTTGCCTCGAAGATATTGTTCACTAGAGCTGGCCAATAGTACTGTGGAgaagaacttcttcaatggtgAGCTAGAGGCAAAGTTTGTCAAATTCCAGGTTGATAATATCGTGCTGGATTTTTTGCCGCATTCATCGTACTACAACGAGAGTATATTTTCTGAACATCTCTCCAAGTTCAGAAGATCAGTACTGGCAGAGCAGTCCAGAGATACAAATCCTTCTACAATGGAAGAAGGATTACAAGTCTCTCGAATTGACTATAGAGAAAAATCTGTTGATAAACGAACAGGTAAGATATTAACCGATTTCGATAGCATCACTCAGATATTAGAACTTAGGATTGAAATAAGTGGTAACGATCTATCCTTCAGCGATGGTAGTGATTCCACTAGCTCAAATAACGAAAACAATTATCATAGAAAAACGACGTGGTCCTCCTTCGAAGCAATTGTCGCTTCATTTCTAAAGAAGATTGTTGCATCAAAGACGCCCCTCAAAGCCGGAGATAGGGTTGTAATAATAAGCGAGAATTCGGTTGAGTATGTTGCAATGGTATTAGCTTGCTTCTACTGTAAATTCATCATTATACCACACAATTCTCCAGACGAGAACAATCCAGAGAGCAGCGTCAGGAAGTTTGCAAACATCGTAAAGGCCTATGGTGTCAAACGAATATTTACTGATGCAAAAGCAAACAACCTACTTGAAAACAGCTCTGCGATCGcgaaagagctgaaaaagtACAAGCATTTTTTTCCTAAAACCTCTTGTTTCTCgaaggtcaagaagaagtcggGGCTAACAATCAAAATGTTTTCTAATTTATTGAAAGAGAAGTATGCGACAAAACCTGGGACTGATCCCAGCAAGATACCATGCGTATTATggattgatgaagagaatGACACTGACAGCAACATTCACGTTAATATGACGCATTCTACATTGCTGAACTCTTGTAAAATTCTGAAAGAGACGTTACAGCTGTCGGACAATTCTCCAATCTACTCAATATCTGGACATACCCATGGTATGGGTTTTATCATAAGTTGTATGCTAGGCATTTACAGCGGCTGTGCCACAAGATTGTTCAGCTTGTCAGATGTTTTATGCGATCCCAGGTCCTTTCTTCTCCCATTGCAAAATTCTAATGTTAAAGATCTTTATCTCAATTTGCAAACATTAAAGCTGTTAGTCGAAAAGGCAAACCTCATAGTGGGAAATAAGATTCCCACGAAAGTTGCTAAAAAGAATCCATCTTCCATCTTGCGACGTGATGTCTTCAAAAATGTTCAGAACATTATGGTACCGTTTTCTGGTCGACCTCAAACTCTGGAGGTTGAAAGTCTGATCAGAAGAAATCCAGCCATCATGCTTAACTTAACACAGATCAGTTATGTTTATCAGAATCACTTCAACCCGCACATCTCATTGCGATCATACCTAGAGCGGCCGCCTGTGAATTTATATTTGGATCCTGTAGCCCTTAGAGAGGGGCTTATTAAAACGATTGGGTCGTCGAATACTAGTTTTCATGGTGCCATTCGTGTTCAGGATTCAGGCATTGTTCCGGTTTGCACCAACGTCGCAATCGTCAATCCTGAAACACAACTTCCTTGCTACGACGGTGAGTACGGAGAAATCTGGTGTTGCTCTGAAGGCAATGCCTTCAGCTACTCAATATGTAATGATGCTATTGGCACTAATTCGAAAAACGCACTGACGAAAGATCCCTTTATTACCGAGCAGTTCAAAAGCAAGCTGCAAAGTGAGCCAGATAACGGACTCACATATCTGAGAACAGGAGATTTTGGgttcatcaagaaaataCGATGCAAAGATTCTTCCAACGCTGAGCAGGAGCTAAATCTGCTGTTTGTTTTGGGAAGGATCAATGAAACGATAGAGATTCTCGGACTGACGCATTTTGTTGACGATTTGGAGAGGACAGTCGTAAATGCTCATAAATGGATCGAAAAATGCATTATTTCGAAGGCAGGTGGTCTGCTTGTGTGTCTCATCAAATGCATGAATCCCCGATACAGTTATGCCACCTTAACGGCCCTTGTTGTCTCTGAGCTTTTAAGAGTTCATGGAATCATTCTTGATCTATGCGCATTTCTGAGACCTGAAAGCTCCACGCCCACGGACTGGTCGACTCGCAGGGCTACGATGATGGGCAAGTGGTTCGATCAGTCCCTGGACATCGAAGAGCAGTATGGAATTAATTTTGGTGAGAACATATCCATATACTTGCTATCCGAATTCGAACGTGGATCTTAA
- the ECM3 gene encoding putative ATPase ECM3 (ancestral locus Anc_2.192), with translation MSVPLGPIIWASFKPIIKIYLIIGTGFMLARMGILSVEATRSISDLVLTVLLPCLSFNKIVANIEGKDIKTVGIICLSSVLIFATGFFFAYVVRRTMPVPRQWYGGILAGGMFPNISDLPIAYLQTMDQGFLFTEEEGEKGVACVIIFLAMFLICVFNLGGFRLIESDFHYKDEESAVRNMEDDLEPSEQALSTETSSDIGPKETMARPEKAVTRNSGSNSEDNSDPSLPASVLDERSSSRASSNAQTGQDTAQTWNYPDTRMSRNQPIAYTEENQLSHRLSRSSSVATTIRSIDLRDGPPQNINNLIREYSNVDQYGHPRRSSLTTNMDGTPLRHLSNGPASAEENRNSTLTKILTSDATVSKHDIETSGSSLPKWLKKIPLTSFVIFFLKNCLRPCSMAVILALIIAFIPWVKALFVTTENTPKINQAPDNAPPLSFLMDFTGYLGAASVPFGLLLLGATLGRLKIGKLYPGFWRSAVVLVILRMCVMPIFGVLWCDRLVKAGWVNWEDDKMLLFVIAIDWGLPTMTTLIYFTASYTPPDAEDTTQIECTSFFLMIQYPVMAISLPFLVSYFLKVQMKV, from the coding sequence ATGAGCGTCCCTTTGGGACCAATTATATGGGCATCCTTTAAGCCTATTATCAAGATTTATTTGATTATCGGTACCGGATTCATGTTGGCAAGGATGGGTATTCTCAGCGTTGAAGCCACTAGATCGATTTCCGACTTAGTGCTGACAGTTCTCCTTCCGTGCTTGTCTTTTAATAAGATTGTAGCCAACATAGAAGGTAAGGATATCAAGACTGTCGGCATCATATGTCTATCGTCAGTGCTCATTTTTGCGACAGGGTTTTTCTTTGCGTACGTTGTAAGGAGGACGATGCCCGTTCCAAGACAATGGTACGGTGGTATCTTGGCTGGTGGTATGTTTCCAAACATCAGCGATTTACCCATTGCGTACCTGCAAACGATGGATCAAGGTTTCTTATTCACCGAGGAGGAGGGTGAGAAGGGTGTGGCCTGTGTCATCATTTTTCTGGCCATGTTTCTGATATGTGTATTTAATCTCGGGGGCTTCAGACTGATAGAAAGCGATTTTCATTATAAAGATGAGGAAAGTGCCGTCCGTAATATGGAGGATGACTTGGAGCCTAGCGAACAGGCTCTTTCGACTGAGACCAGCAGCGACATCGGCCCGAAGGAGACGATGGCCAGGCCGGAGAAGGCAGTGACGAGAAATTCAGGGAGCAATTCAGAGGATAATTCCGATCCATCGCTGCCTGCTTCCGTATTGGATGAACGCAGTTCTTCTAGAGCTTCCTCAAATGCTCAAACTGGACAGGATACTGCTCAGACGTGGAACTATCCTGATACTCGCATGTCGAGGAATCAACCTATTGCATACACGGAAGAGAACCAATTAAGTCATCgtctttcaagaagttcttcagttGCCACGACTATTCGTTCCATTGATCTTCGTGACGGACCCCCACAAAATATCAATAATTTGATCCGGGAGTATTCGAACGTCGATCAATACGGCcatccaagaagaagctcgtTAACCACAAATATGGATGGTACACCGCTCAGGCATTTGTCAAACGGACCAGcatctgctgaagaaaatcgaaaCTCGACCTTGACTAAAATCTTGACTTCTGATGCGACTGTTAGCAAGCACGACATCGAGACATCGGGTAGCTCACTTCCAAAGTGGTTAAAAAAAATACCGTTGACTTCGTTTGTCATCTTTTTCCTGAAGAACTGCTTGAGACCTTGTTCGATGGCGGTTATTTTGGCTTTAATTATTGCATTTATTCCCTGGGTGAAAGCACTTTTCGTGACCACAGAGAACACGCCAAAAATAAATCAGGCCCCTGATAATGCTCCGCCGTTGAGTTTCCTGATGGATTTCACTGGGTATTTGGGAGCCGCTTCTGTTCCATTTGGTTTATTATTATTGGGAGCGACTTTGGGTCGATTGAAGATAGGAAAGCTTTATCCGGGATTTTGGAGGTCAGCAGTAGTTTTAGTCATTTTGAGGATGTGCGTGATGCCAATATTTGGAGTTTTGTGGTGTGACCGGTTAGTTAAAGCTGGGTGGGTTAATTGGGAAGATGACAAAATGctcctcttcgtcattGCCATCGATTGGGGGCTACCAACTATGACAACGCTCATCTACTTTACTGCCAGTTACACACCTCCTGATGCTGAAGACACTACTCAAATTGAATGCACTTCGTTTTTTCTTATGATCCAATACCCAGTAATGGCTATCAGTTTGCCTTTCTTAGTGAGTTATTTCCTGAAAGTGCAAATGAAAGTCTGA
- the MRPL16 gene encoding mitochondrial 54S ribosomal protein uL16m (ancestral locus Anc_3.327) has product MLASFGLQGVAKSGLFQQPFGYFARFKHEYAPRFKEIQKKQKGRVPVRTGGSIKGSSLQFGTYGLRLKTEGTRLTAQQLKEADNALMRYVRPLNNGKLYRRLCTNIAVCIKGNETRMGKGKGAFDHWMVRVPTGKIIFEMSGDNLHEKVAREAFRKAGSKLPGVYEFVSADSLVRVGLHGFKDPKHDPKVNYIEELKKKPTKAYLNLQKSKEPQYRMFRGR; this is encoded by the coding sequence ATGCTTGCGAGCTTCGGACTCCAGGGTGTTGCCAAATCTGGGCTCTTTCAGCAGCCGTTTGGGTATTTTGCACGTTTCAAGCATGAGTACGCACCGAGATTCAAAGAGAtacagaagaagcaaaaggGAAGAGTGCCCGTCCGTACCGGTGGATCGATAAAGGGTTCTTCCCTTCAATTCGGTACGTATGGTCTACGTTTGAAGACGGAAGGCACGAGGCTGACTGCACAGCAACTGAAGGAGGCGGATAACGCATTGATGAGGTACGTAAGGCCGTTGAACAACGGTAAGCTCTACAGGAGACTCTGTACGAACATTGCAGTCTGTATCAAGGGTAATGAAACAAGAATGGGTAAGGGTAAAGGTGCTTTTGACCACTGGATGGTGCGTGTCCCCACCGGTAAGATTATCTTCGAAATGAGCGGTGATAATTTGCACGAAAAAGTGGCTCGTGAAGCTTTCAGAAAAGCCGGTAGTAAGCTGCCAGGTGTTTATGAGTTTGTGTCGGCCGATTCACTTGTAAGAGTTGGGTTACACGGGTTCAAAGACCCGAAGCACGACCCAAAGGTTAACTATATcgaagagttgaagaagaaaccCACAAAGGCTTACTTGAACCTGCAGAAATCCAAGGAGCCACAGTATAGAATGTTCCGAGGACGTTAG